The DNA region CATGATGCGAAAGACAAGGATAGTGTTTGGACATGGAGTTGATAAAATGCgtagattgtatgagagactgtatgaCGAAGATGAATTCACTGCttgtattattaagtttttaagtggGGATGATCGGGTGAAGGTGCTGGTGGATTTGAATTCTGAGAGAATTGGAATTATGAAGGAGAAGTTTGTGGGATTGGATGGGATTCAGAGGAATGTGAGTGCATGTAcatcattttgtgattttgagagtgagatTGTATATTTGGGTGGAAATCATAATTCTGGTGATAGGGAGAAAGTTGTATATGCTAATTTAGCTTGGGCCCTCTCACAATTATCCCTGAAATTGGTTTTTGGTAATTACGGGAGGCCATACAGCAGGGGAGATGTGGAACGAGAgcgtgagtggatgagggctCTAGAGGAGGCGCAGGAGAGGAGGATGAGGGGAGAGGGATTCGACGTGGATATCAGATATGCATTTGATTGGAAGACACTGAAGGCAAAGGTATGTTGGCTGGCAGCAGCTGTCCCTTGGATTATCACTGATAATGGATCCACAGAAGGAAGAGCTGAACTGCAGCAGAAagcccctctcctcctctctctctattctaGCAATGTGATGGGAACACTTCTAGCAAGTGCAAAGGTTGGTCTTATGTCTATTTCTTAGGGTTTTATCTTTACATCATGGtcttcattaaaacatttaaatcatCATTTGAAGCTGTTTTAACCAATAAATCGGTAATTAGTAATTGTAAACAAACTTTTGAATAATTGAATGAtttgttcgtaatttaattttccatgatttcccaAAAGTGGGCCACTCATTGGTTTGGCAAGTAgaggtgaaatgaaacttcttgtACATTGGATTTCATCCTCTCATGTGTTCTATGAGTAGTTTGATTTAATGAGAGTCGGGTTTTGTAGTATTAGCACATTTAAATGCAATTCATTTTAGGGCAAACATTCTACTTCTCAATATTCCAAGATGAAGATTTCTTGTGAAAAGGTAACATGTTTTTAAGGTCTGATATATGTCATAAGTTTAAGGAAGTGACTTGTAAACTAAAAACTCTAATCTAATGGATAAATGTCgaagttaaagataaaataatataacgaCATTGAAGAGTGCCTATATTCAAATCCATGATATACCAATCCATTGATTCATATATGAATTCCAAACAATAATGaaagtcttccaatatttttcaattataaaattaaagattatTGTAGAACATTGTTCGGTTTGTTGGAAGATATTTGATAATTGATGCTCATAAATACGGCCATTGCATTTGTGTAAATAgaggtaatattttatctcactatgaatatttaactaatattgaCATTGCATTTTGATTGTGATTGCAttacttttcattccattaatttatattttctgtttcagagaTGATTTTGGCCTGATATACTTTGGAGATTGTGATGAAGCCAGtcctgaagatgaaaattttcttcatattcatttattttctttaagccaCTCAGCTTTTATTTGGTTAACTGAATTACT from Ischnura elegans chromosome 13 unlocalized genomic scaffold, ioIscEleg1.1 SUPER_13_unloc_4, whole genome shotgun sequence includes:
- the LOC124173199 gene encoding uncharacterized protein LOC124173199 isoform X1, with amino-acid sequence MASNISASGAEQFVEGMLISGLLTGSFLQHKELLDMLEDVDVRYPRKKTLLLVGVGLGKTDWVEELLARGADTDIIDDSQQNALSSAEEMVRQFPEDVERSKVLNLVTLVHRRDQVILRRLQASSSRSTDHVTPVDSPECDIASLNSSVDSLRREMKSLVRQLSSSLEELKAQVCGRDALLRCLEESVTSTAEDVTCIKCGLIGEAFLSQPTSDPARARQECVDAMMRKTRIVFGHGVDKMRRLYERLYDEDEFTACIIKFLSGDDRVKVLVDLNSERIGIMKEKFVGLDGIQRNVSACTSFCDFESEIVYLGGNHNSGDREKVVYANLAWALSQLSLKLVFGNYGRPYSRGDVEREREWMRALEEAQERRMRGEGFDVDIRYAFDWKTLKAKVCWLAAAVPWIITDNGSTEGRAELQQKAPLLLSLYSSNVMGTLLASAKVGLMSIS